The sequence CTGAATCTACTGATTTATTTATACCCATTTTTCAAGCTCAAAACCACCGATTCATCTCCCACCTACGCGCTCACTTTGTGAGTAAGGAAGGCTAAGAGGAGGGAGACTTCTCGGCATTGCGGTTAAAATGGACGAAGGATCCGGACTTCTGGGTAAGACGGGGGGCTGCGGTTTCGCTGATTTATCCGATTAAGAAAAACAAGTATGGTCAGATCAATCCGCTGCTGGTATCCGATGCGTTGATGGAGGATGAGCATTATCTGGTACTGAAAGGTTACGGATGGATGCTGAAAGTCCTGTCCCAGCAGGATCCGGAGTTGGTATTTAACTATTTATATAAGAACAGAGACAGGATGCCCCGGTTGCCTTTTCGCTACGGTCTGGAGAAGTTTCCGCGGGACAAAAAAGAAATACTGATGAAAAATTAGTAAAGGGGAGATGTTGATGAGGGCAGAGAAGATGGTTTACGAGATTATCCTGAGTACCACCATTAAGGATCCACGCATACGGGCGGTTTATCTAAACGGTTCCCGGGCCAACCCCAAGGCCCCCCAGGACCGCTTTCAGGACTACGACATCGTATTTATGGTAGAGGATACGAAGCCCTTTATCGACGACAAAGAGTGGCTGCATACTTTCGGGGATCTGTATCTCCTTCAGGAGCCGGACAAACTCGATCGAGGACTGGGTTATGACCGGGACTTTAGCAAGTCCTATGCCTATTTGATGCTATTTAGCGACGGCGTACGGATTGATCTGCAGTTGAAAAACATCGAAGAAGGCTTAGGGCACTTTCAGTCGGAAAAGCTAAAGATCAAAATCCTGGACAAGGACAATATCCTCCCGAAGAGCGAGACACCCACCGATCAGGATTACTGGGTGAGAAAACCACACCAAGGGGAGTTTGAAAGCGCCACCGACAACTTTTACTGGTGTCTGCAAAATGTGGCGAAGGGGATCCTAAGACGGGAACTGCCCTACGCGATGGGAATGTACTATGATACCACCCTCAAAAGCCTGCATAAAATGATGGACTGGTGGCTCGGCATGCAACATAATTTTCAAGTCTCCGCCGGAAAATACGGAAAGTACTACGAGCACTATCTGTCGAAGGAATACTGGGCGCTTTACAAAGATTGCTACCCTGCCGGGGACTACGACAGTATCCGGGAAGCGTTACTGATTGCCTGTCATCTGTTTAAGGAGCTGGGAGAAGAAGTGGCAACGGCGCTGGGGTACCCTTATCCCCGCCAGCATGAGGTGCGGATGATGAAGTATCTCAGAAAAGAAAAAATTATCCGGTAGAGAAAAAAGAAGAGCCCTAGTGGTTATGGTTACAATAATTGATGGGCCATTCTGTTTAGGATACAAGAAAAAGATAACCGCCTCAAGGCATCGGTATTTCCGATCCTTCAGGCGGTTATCTTTTTCTTGTGATCTTACGCGTTTTCCTTTGCACCGGTCCAAGTACGGCTATTTCTTTTGCAAGTAGCATTTCTGTTTTTGTGTTCATGCTAATTGTGCGCTTATCCGATGTAACTGCCATAGCTGTAGAATTCCTTTGTTTTTTCGATGTCCCGTTCCACGT comes from Isachenkonia alkalipeptolytica and encodes:
- a CDS encoding DNA alkylation repair protein: MRLKWTKDPDFWVRRGAAVSLIYPIKKNKYGQINPLLVSDALMEDEHYLVLKGYGWMLKVLSQQDPELVFNYLYKNRDRMPRLPFRYGLEKFPRDKKEILMKN
- a CDS encoding aminoglycoside 6-adenylyltransferase, producing MRAEKMVYEIILSTTIKDPRIRAVYLNGSRANPKAPQDRFQDYDIVFMVEDTKPFIDDKEWLHTFGDLYLLQEPDKLDRGLGYDRDFSKSYAYLMLFSDGVRIDLQLKNIEEGLGHFQSEKLKIKILDKDNILPKSETPTDQDYWVRKPHQGEFESATDNFYWCLQNVAKGILRRELPYAMGMYYDTTLKSLHKMMDWWLGMQHNFQVSAGKYGKYYEHYLSKEYWALYKDCYPAGDYDSIREALLIACHLFKELGEEVATALGYPYPRQHEVRMMKYLRKEKIIR